DNA from Geobacter sulfurreducens PCA:
TTTGACCGGGTAGACGCCGGGCAGGGCGGGGACCAGCCCGGCCACTATCGATCCGGCGTTAAGGGAGAGGGCATCGTAGGCCAGCTCTCTGCCGTCGGTGAGCCGGAGCAGCCTGCAGTCCGGATCGAGCCCCGCTGCCTCGCCGATCACGCACCGCCCGCCGCCCGATTCCGCCAGCCGCTGCACGTCGATGCGAACCTGCTCTTCCGTGTAGAGCCCCCCGAGCATTCCCGGCCCCATGCCCGAATAGTAGTGATGGCGGGCCGGGGTGACGAGGGTGACGGCGATGCCCGCTCCGGTAAGCTCCCGGAGGCGCCGGAGGGTATGGAGATGGGCATGCCCTCCGCCTACCAGTATCAGGTGCCGGGCGGCGCGGCCGTTCATCGGGCGGAAAAGCGGCTCCGGGTAAGAGGGGATGCCGCTTCCATGACGACACCGTGGTCCGGGTTGGCGGCGGCGTGCAGGAGGCTTCTGAATATCGTTTCCGCCTCTTCCGGCCTGCCCAGTGCCGCGGCGATCTCCGTGGCGGAAAGGGTGCCCCCTTCCCGTCGCAGGAATGCCAGTGCCTCGCCCGTGAGGGCCAGGACGCCGCCTGCCGCCTTTTTCCCCGCCTCCACGCCGGGCTGGTGGTAGGCGTTGATGTTGACCAGGGAGGCATAGAGCCCCACGGCCCGCTCGAAGAGGGCCACCAGGACACCCACCGTGCGTGGGGTTATGGCGGGAATGGTGATGGTGAGTGACTCGCGTCCCTTTTCGCTCAGGGCGGTGCGGGTCCCCTGAAGGAAGCCGGACAGGTAGTCGCCGCTGGTGAAGCCCGGCTCAACCGCCAGGGAGGCCCCCTCGCGATCCTTCAGCACCTCGATGAAAGCGACGAAGAAGTTGTTGGTCCCCTCACGCAACTGCTGCACGTAGGCGTGCTGATCCGTGGAGCCCTTGTTGCCGTAGACCGTGAGCCCCTGGTTCACCACGGTGCCGTCCAGATCCAGCTCCTTGCCGATGGATTCCATGATGAGTTGCTGGAGGTAGCGGGAGAAGAGGAGCAGGCGATCCTTGTAGGGGAGCACCACCATGTCGCGGGAGCCGCTGCCCCGGGTGGCGTGATGCCACATGAGGGCCAGGAGGGCCGCCGGATTGCGGAGCGTCTCGCGCCGGCGAGTCAGTGTGTCGCAGGTCCGGGCGCCATCGAGGAAGTCTCTGATGGGGATTCCCTGGAGCGCGGCCGGCAGGAGTCCCACGGCCGAGGTCTCCGAGGTGCGGCCGCCGACCCAGTCCCACATGGGGAAGCGGCACAGCCAGCCGCCGGCCTCGGCGGTCCGGTCCAGCTCGCTGCCGGCGCCGGTGACTGCCACGGCATGACGGGAAAAGTCGAGCCCGGCACGCCGGTAGGCCGCCTCCGCCTCAAGCATGCCGTTCCTCGTTTCCTTGGTGCCGCCGCTCTTGGAGATGACGATGGCAAGGGTTTCCGCCAGCCCATCCGCTCCGAGGGTCTCAAGTACCCGGTCCATGCCGTCAGGGTCGGTGTTGTCGAAGAAGAAGGGCCGCATCCGGTCGCCGTGGCCGCCCAGGGCATCTGCCACGAACTGTGGCCCCAAGGCTGAGCCGCCGATGCCGATCACCAGGACGTTGCGGAAGAGGCGGGCTCGGGGCGCCGTCACCACCCCGTTATGGACATCAGCGGCAAAGGCCGTTACACGATCAACAGTCTCCCTGATGGCGGCGGCGATAGCGGGGTCGGGGGCCAGTTCGGGACTTCTGAGCCAATAGTGCCCCACCATCCGGTTTTCGTCCGGATTTGCGATCTCACCCGCCTCCAGCCGTTCCATGGCGTCGAAGGCGCGCTGCATGGCCGGCTCCATGGAGGCGAAGAAATCATCGCTGAAGGCCATTCTGCTGACATCAAGGATGAGTCCCGTGTCCGCGTCGAAAAGAAGATAGGTCTGGTAGCGTTGCCACAGTTCATGGGCGTTCAT
Protein-coding regions in this window:
- a CDS encoding glucose-6-phosphate isomerase, translating into MNAHELWQRYQTYLLFDADTGLILDVSRMAFSDDFFASMEPAMQRAFDAMERLEAGEIANPDENRMVGHYWLRSPELAPDPAIAAAIRETVDRVTAFAADVHNGVVTAPRARLFRNVLVIGIGGSALGPQFVADALGGHGDRMRPFFFDNTDPDGMDRVLETLGADGLAETLAIVISKSGGTKETRNGMLEAEAAYRRAGLDFSRHAVAVTGAGSELDRTAEAGGWLCRFPMWDWVGGRTSETSAVGLLPAALQGIPIRDFLDGARTCDTLTRRRETLRNPAALLALMWHHATRGSGSRDMVVLPYKDRLLLFSRYLQQLIMESIGKELDLDGTVVNQGLTVYGNKGSTDQHAYVQQLREGTNNFFVAFIEVLKDREGASLAVEPGFTSGDYLSGFLQGTRTALSEKGRESLTITIPAITPRTVGVLVALFERAVGLYASLVNINAYHQPGVEAGKKAAGGVLALTGEALAFLRREGGTLSATEIAAALGRPEEAETIFRSLLHAAANPDHGVVMEAASPLTRSRFSAR